In the Populus trichocarpa isolate Nisqually-1 chromosome 1, P.trichocarpa_v4.1, whole genome shotgun sequence genome, ATGATACTCACCCCAAACCCTCTTCTTTGCCTTTTCTCCCTCAATATAAGCACTGTTTTTAAGCATCTCCCTTGCTAGTTGCATGGAAGCAAGCATAAAATAGGATAGATAGAAATAAATGGGTTTTGTGCAGACGGAAGAGAGGAGGAAGACGGAGATAGAGGAATTGAAGCGCATGTTGGTAGGTTGTGGCAGGCTCAACAGGagaaaagatgatgaagaattaCAAGGCAGACGTGCTTCATCCAAACAAGCAGCGGAGTTTAATGGTGAAGAGGAGCTTGTGTGTGTCACTAGTGGAGTATCCTACTTAGGCGTCGCCATCGTGAACCGCCTGTTGACTCGTGGCTACTCCGTCAGAATCATCGTTGATAATGAAGGTAAATATACCAGATATAATTAACACTGAACGTCTTGATAAACTAGTTTGAAGCCCCCCCCCCCTGTAAATTACTGTAATTATGATTGATTAATCGGTCtcgaaaattaatttgattttcttttaactaCGAATTATGAAAAGCTTTTGTATAAGAACTCCCTTGATTGAGAATGCAGAGGATAAAGAGAGACTGAGGGAGTTAGAAACGTCAGGAGAGATGAGGACAAGTAAGAATGGTATCGATGCAGTCATGGCGAAGCTTACTGAAGTTGAAAGCTTAGTAGAGGCATTCCAAGGTTGTCATGGTGTATTTCACACCTCTGCATTTACCGATCCTGCTGGTCTTTCTGGTTACACTGTAAgtctttcaaaaaatcaaaattaattcggTAAATTCAATGCCCATCATTTCACTCTTGGCAAAGGAAGGGGAAGGGAAAGGAATCTTATCGGTTTTGGCAGGTGGCCCTCCACTACTGTTGGGGTCAACACCACCAACCCCTGGCATATCTGCCCCAAGCGACCCTTTCTTAAGCCATGGGACCCAATTGATTATAGAAacttattagatttattagtcggcgaagaaaaatattgttttaagaaGGTTGAATAATTCAAAGGATTTTTGAaaatgtaataattattttttaaaagtttttttacttgaaaatatattaaaataatttttttaatttttaaaaaaattaattttaacactagtatatcaaaatgatccaaatatataataataataattttaagtaatttatttttaatttttttatgaattattgttTAGAATACAATTTCAagcaatatcaaaaaattattattattgtaaaacaagcttgtattttattttcattacgTTTTCTTGATAATGAAATATGAGTTGGTCGATAGAATTATGGGTTttaaaaccggaaaaaaatatacttattctttaattaaatcaaaacggAGGTTTTACTGATTGGTCATATTATGATGCAAATTCTTCCATTTCTAACAGCTCCCTGTAATGCTTAGCAGAACGTTGACaattctttctccttttctttataGTTTATTCTAAGTTCCAAGTAGTGGGAGTCGGATTATTAAAAAAGACCGGCCCTATATTCCTAGAAATAGCCACAAAAAAGTAGTGGGAgacgatttttttttcagtttaattaaGAAACAGGAACAGATTTCGTAATGatcatattgttttaaaatgtttttcaaattctataaataaagTAAGTTATTACACAAAATATTGTGGCTTTCCTTGcgtcttttcttcttcaaaaaagGTTTGAGATTCGTGGTGTATTGaaagcattattttttgttacaatATATAGTTGCTTAAGAAATTCTCTATTTCACAATCAATGACTCTCAACTAgttatgaagaagaagaagaagcaacgCTATTCAAGGGAGTTTGGGATAACTGTATATTAAGTCCCATTTCATCATTCTTAGGTTTAAAAGTTGAAATCTCATATCTCTTAACCCCTTCGGGCATGGGCATATATGGTTGTGTTCATTTCTCCATTTGTATGCTTGAatattctctttatttatttattgagtaaATACgtaaatgttattatttgttctgtgatggaataaaaatatgaatatccATGCTAATTCAACTTTTGACGCTGTAATACTTGAATCATTCATGATAGAAATCCATGGCTGAAATAGAGGTGAAGGCTAGTGAGAATGTGATGGAGGCGTGTTCAAGAACACCCTCAGTGAGGAATTGTGTGGTCACATCATCGCTCTTGACCT is a window encoding:
- the LOC7487852 gene encoding cinnamoyl-CoA reductase-like SNL6, whose amino-acid sequence is MGFVQTEERRKTEIEELKRMLVGCGRLNRRKDDEELQGRRASSKQAAEFNGEEELVCVTSGVSYLGVAIVNRLLTRGYSVRIIVDNEEDKERLRELETSGEMRTSKNGIDAVMAKLTEVESLVEAFQGCHGVFHTSAFTDPAGLSGYTKSMAEIEVKASENVMEACSRTPSVRNCVVTSSLLTCLWRDTTTHELPPVVNHESWSDESLCIRKKLWYAVGKLRAEKAAWKRAEERGLKLATICPGLITGPEYFGRNPTATIAYLKGGQEMFKDGLLATVDVMKLAEAHTCVYEAMNKTACGRYICFDRVIQVEDEAERLAMEIGISANQIVSEDASTCGPARFVLSNKKLCNLMSRTHRNCYNQS